Proteins encoded within one genomic window of Sphingomonas sp. G-3-2-10:
- a CDS encoding arylsulfatase, giving the protein MTCLSRRKLIGALLGGGVMLAATPVLAREGKRPNIVLIVLDDTGYSDFGCFGSEIRTPHIDALAAAGLRYTRFESRAMCTPTRAALLTGRNNQTLGLADLPAGKLQPVGTGKDTGILAANAQTLPQALRNSGYATYAIGKWHLAPETEDGTPGNNGSWPLQRGFDYFYGFMSGWSDQYRPDLTENNAPLPRPDAPDYHFSADIVDKAIGKLATNKAKPAFLYLAFGATHAPIQVPQSHIDRYAGVYDKGWDAIRAERFARQKRIGIAPADAVLPPPNKGDRRWASLSATEQRVYARFMAAYAGFLEHTDAQIGRLVAALKASGDYENTLFVLLSDNGASAEAGQTGSIDQLYPPRPLDANAALGRMDEIGRAHIGMQRPWGMASNTPFARYKSWPFAGGVRTPLILSWQGRLSDAGAVRTQAVDAIDIAPTLIELAGARFDRRVGGIAQIPVAGASIRKTMLSAAAPDPRPVQFFELRGNRAIRSGRWRAVAIHRLGAPFEQDHWALFDTATDFAEANDVSAHHPEKVAELKALWLREATRYGALPLSEGPEYVRKLDRYRDAFLEE; this is encoded by the coding sequence ATGACTTGCCTGTCGCGCCGCAAGCTGATCGGTGCACTGCTGGGCGGCGGCGTGATGCTGGCCGCCACGCCGGTGCTGGCCCGCGAGGGCAAGCGGCCGAACATCGTCCTGATCGTGCTCGACGACACCGGCTATTCGGATTTCGGCTGCTTCGGGTCGGAGATCCGCACGCCGCACATCGATGCGCTGGCGGCGGCGGGGCTGCGTTACACCCGCTTCGAAAGCCGGGCGATGTGCACGCCGACCCGCGCGGCGCTGCTGACCGGGCGCAACAACCAGACACTGGGGCTGGCCGACCTGCCGGCGGGCAAGCTCCAGCCGGTCGGCACCGGAAAGGATACCGGTATCCTCGCCGCCAACGCGCAGACCTTGCCGCAGGCGCTGCGCAACAGCGGCTATGCGACCTACGCGATCGGCAAATGGCATCTCGCGCCCGAGACCGAGGACGGCACGCCGGGCAACAACGGCTCCTGGCCGCTCCAGCGCGGCTTCGACTATTTCTACGGCTTCATGAGCGGATGGAGCGACCAGTATCGCCCCGACCTGACCGAGAATAACGCCCCGCTGCCCAGGCCCGACGCGCCGGACTATCATTTCTCCGCCGATATCGTCGACAAGGCGATCGGCAAGCTGGCGACGAACAAGGCCAAGCCCGCCTTCCTCTACCTCGCCTTCGGCGCCACCCATGCCCCGATCCAGGTGCCGCAATCCCATATCGACCGCTATGCCGGGGTGTACGATAAGGGCTGGGACGCGATCCGGGCCGAGCGGTTCGCACGGCAGAAGCGGATCGGCATCGCCCCGGCCGACGCGGTGCTGCCGCCCCCCAACAAGGGCGATCGGCGCTGGGCATCGCTCAGCGCAACCGAGCAGCGCGTCTATGCACGGTTCATGGCCGCCTATGCCGGGTTCCTCGAGCATACCGATGCGCAGATCGGCCGGCTGGTCGCCGCGCTGAAGGCCAGCGGCGACTATGAGAATACGCTGTTCGTGCTGCTGTCAGACAATGGCGCCAGCGCCGAAGCCGGGCAGACCGGATCGATCGACCAGCTCTATCCCCCGCGCCCGCTCGACGCGAATGCCGCGCTTGGCCGGATGGACGAGATCGGCCGCGCGCATATCGGGATGCAGCGCCCGTGGGGCATGGCAAGCAACACGCCGTTCGCGCGCTACAAGTCGTGGCCGTTCGCGGGCGGCGTGCGCACGCCGCTGATCCTGTCGTGGCAGGGCAGGCTGTCCGATGCGGGTGCGGTGCGCACGCAGGCAGTGGACGCCATCGACATCGCGCCGACGCTGATCGAACTGGCGGGTGCGCGGTTCGATCGGCGGGTTGGCGGGATCGCGCAGATCCCGGTCGCGGGCGCCTCGATCCGCAAGACGATGCTGTCCGCCGCCGCACCCGATCCGCGCCCGGTCCAGTTCTTCGAGCTGCGGGGCAATCGCGCGATCCGTTCGGGCCGCTGGCGCGCGGTGGCGATCCACCGGCTGGGTGCGCCGTTCGAGCAGGATCATTGGGCGCTGTTCGATACCGCGACCGACTTCGCCGAAGCGAACGACGTGTCCGCGCACCATCCAGAGAAAGTCGCCGAGCTGAAGGCACTGTGGCTGCGCGAGGCGACCAGATATGGCGCGCTGCCGCTGAGCGAAGGCCCGGAATATGTCCGCAAGCTCGATCGCTATCGCGACGCGTTTCTGGAGGAATAG
- a CDS encoding MFS transporter has product MTQIQTAPSPADARPWPSRVSAWYVAILLMLANTLAFVDRQAMALLVQPIKQDLMISDTAISLLYGLSFTLFYVAVGIPIARLADRSNRRNIIAASILVWSLATSACGLMRSFFGLFVARVAVGAGEGGLTPAAYSMLSDYFPKEKLPAAMGVYQIGLYLGGASALMIGGLISVVIPPSSTVIVPLLGAMKGWHIVFLLLGLPGVLLSALMLTVREPLRRGVPVEQESVPLRQFFAHIARQKGAYIGIALGFALMILVGNGSSVWIPAFFQREFGWTTAQVGSNYGPVVFICGTLGALTGGFVASKLRGSGRPDASLRASLFGFCALVPITIAFPLMPTATGALVMIGLMNFFAGFNFGGGLATLLEMTPNRMRALVSAFYMLTINLIGAALGPTAIALCTDFWFADPQRLPEAISLVSGIASPLSVLALWIGMRSYRAQAGLREAAAI; this is encoded by the coding sequence ATGACCCAGATCCAGACCGCACCCAGTCCAGCCGATGCCCGGCCTTGGCCCTCCAGGGTCAGCGCGTGGTACGTCGCGATCCTGCTGATGCTCGCCAACACGCTGGCGTTCGTCGATCGTCAGGCGATGGCGCTGCTGGTCCAGCCGATCAAGCAGGACCTGATGATCTCGGACACTGCGATCAGCCTGCTCTACGGCCTCAGCTTTACGCTGTTCTATGTCGCGGTGGGCATCCCGATCGCGCGGCTGGCCGACCGGTCGAACCGGCGCAACATCATCGCCGCATCGATTCTCGTCTGGAGCCTGGCTACCAGCGCGTGCGGGCTGATGCGGTCCTTCTTCGGCCTGTTCGTGGCGCGCGTCGCGGTCGGCGCGGGTGAGGGCGGGCTGACGCCGGCGGCCTATTCGATGCTGTCGGACTATTTCCCCAAGGAAAAACTGCCCGCCGCGATGGGGGTGTACCAGATCGGCCTGTATCTGGGCGGCGCATCGGCGCTGATGATCGGCGGGCTGATCTCGGTGGTAATCCCGCCCTCCTCGACCGTGATCGTGCCGTTGCTCGGCGCGATGAAGGGCTGGCATATCGTCTTCCTGCTGCTCGGCCTGCCCGGCGTGCTGCTGTCGGCGCTGATGCTGACCGTGCGCGAACCGCTGCGCCGCGGCGTTCCGGTCGAGCAGGAAAGCGTGCCGCTGCGTCAGTTCTTCGCGCATATCGCCAGGCAGAAGGGCGCCTATATCGGCATCGCGCTGGGCTTCGCGCTGATGATCCTGGTCGGCAACGGCTCGTCGGTGTGGATCCCCGCCTTCTTCCAGCGCGAGTTCGGCTGGACCACCGCGCAGGTGGGCAGCAATTACGGCCCGGTCGTCTTCATCTGCGGCACGCTCGGCGCGCTGACCGGCGGGTTCGTCGCGTCGAAGCTGCGCGGATCGGGCCGGCCCGACGCCAGCCTCCGCGCGTCGCTGTTCGGCTTCTGCGCGCTGGTACCGATCACCATCGCTTTCCCGCTGATGCCCACCGCGACCGGCGCGCTGGTGATGATCGGCCTGATGAACTTCTTCGCCGGGTTCAACTTTGGCGGCGGCCTCGCCACGCTGCTGGAGATGACGCCGAACCGGATGCGGGCATTGGTCTCGGCCTTCTACATGCTGACGATCAACCTGATCGGCGCGGCGTTGGGGCCGACCGCCATCGCATTGTGCACCGATTTCTGGTTCGCCGACCCGCAGCGCCTTCCCGAAGCGATTTCGCTCGTTTCGGGCATTGCTTCGCCTCTGTCGGTTCTCGCACTATGGATCGGGATGCGGAGCTATCGTGCCCAGGCCGGGTTGCGTGAGGCGGCGGCAATCTGA
- a CDS encoding sulfatase: MKRRIRPILLACCAAFAATTLAGTAAEAQTPPARQQEKQQPNIIFVLVDDLRFDMMGFLNPQLKTPNIDFLARNGTYFRNAVVTSSLCSPSRATILTGQTARNHGVIDNNNSSEKGLVFFPAYLQQAGYQTAFFGKWHMGFDTDAPRPGFDKWVSFKGQGTYFATERLSPERIAAGDRQMLNVDGVPTKRTGYITDELTDYTMDWLETGRDKSKPFFVYLSHKAVHSDALPPERYKDQYKGLDIRLPDTLADTPENNEGKPLWVRNQRNSWHGADFPYATDRDLREQVRDIYRTLSPVDDSLGRILTYLRGNGLDRNTMIVFYSDNGFLIGDHGLIDKRNAYQPSVRVPMLVWAPGLGVARGATSDAVVRNLDLAPTFLDMAHVAKPAQMEGSSFLPLAEGSMAASAWNPGDFVYEYYWEWTFPQTPTTFAIQRGGIKYIQYQGVWDTEELYDLNKDPDERHNLIDDPAYAETRVTLRRALYEQMANREGKHVVPYTERTSPGVVQRDRQGTRAADFPERWYAEPNLPTRMNDIFPDSPAKNDANARGKPYFPQRPE; encoded by the coding sequence ATGAAGCGCCGTATCCGTCCGATCCTGCTCGCCTGCTGCGCCGCCTTCGCGGCAACGACGCTGGCCGGCACCGCGGCCGAGGCCCAGACGCCCCCGGCCCGGCAGCAGGAAAAGCAGCAGCCCAACATCATCTTCGTGCTGGTCGACGATTTGCGCTTCGACATGATGGGGTTCCTCAATCCGCAGCTGAAGACGCCGAACATCGATTTCCTCGCGAGGAACGGCACCTATTTCCGCAACGCCGTGGTCACCTCGTCGCTGTGCAGCCCCAGCCGCGCGACGATCCTGACCGGCCAGACCGCGCGCAATCACGGCGTGATCGACAACAACAACAGCTCCGAGAAGGGACTGGTGTTCTTCCCGGCCTATTTGCAGCAGGCCGGATACCAGACCGCGTTCTTCGGCAAATGGCATATGGGCTTCGACACCGATGCCCCCCGCCCCGGCTTCGACAAATGGGTCAGCTTCAAGGGGCAGGGCACCTATTTCGCCACCGAACGGTTAAGCCCCGAGCGGATCGCCGCGGGCGATCGCCAGATGCTCAACGTCGATGGTGTACCGACGAAGCGCACCGGCTACATCACCGACGAGCTGACCGACTATACGATGGACTGGCTGGAAACGGGCCGCGACAAGTCGAAGCCCTTCTTCGTCTATCTCAGCCACAAGGCGGTGCATTCGGACGCGCTGCCGCCCGAGCGCTACAAGGACCAGTATAAGGGTCTGGACATCCGCCTGCCCGATACGCTGGCCGACACGCCGGAGAATAACGAAGGCAAGCCGTTATGGGTTCGCAACCAGCGCAACAGCTGGCACGGCGCGGACTTCCCCTATGCCACCGATCGCGACCTGCGCGAACAGGTCCGCGACATCTATCGCACCCTCTCCCCGGTGGACGACAGCCTCGGCCGCATCCTGACCTATCTGCGCGGGAACGGGCTCGACCGGAATACGATGATCGTCTTCTATTCGGACAATGGCTTCCTGATCGGGGATCATGGTCTGATCGACAAGCGCAACGCCTATCAGCCCTCGGTGCGCGTACCGATGCTGGTATGGGCGCCCGGGCTGGGCGTCGCGCGCGGCGCGACCAGTGACGCGGTGGTGCGCAATCTCGATCTGGCCCCGACTTTCCTCGACATGGCGCATGTCGCGAAGCCCGCGCAGATGGAAGGCAGCAGCTTCCTGCCGCTGGCCGAAGGCAGTATGGCCGCATCGGCATGGAATCCGGGCGACTTCGTCTATGAATATTATTGGGAATGGACCTTCCCCCAGACGCCGACGACCTTCGCCATCCAGCGCGGCGGCATCAAATACATCCAGTATCAGGGCGTTTGGGACACCGAGGAACTGTACGACCTCAACAAGGATCCGGACGAGCGGCACAATCTGATCGACGATCCGGCCTATGCCGAAACGCGCGTGACGCTGCGCCGCGCCCTGTACGAGCAGATGGCGAACCGCGAGGGCAAGCATGTCGTGCCCTATACCGAACGGACGAGCCCCGGCGTGGTCCAGCGCGACCGCCAGGGCACGCGCGCCGCCGACTTCCCCGAGCGCTGGTACGCGGAGCCGAACCTGCCGACCCGGATGAACGACATCTTCCCCGACAGCCCAGCCAAGAATGACGCGAACGCGCGCGGCAAGCCCTATTTCCCACAGAGGCCGGAATGA